The following nucleotide sequence is from Candidatus Obscuribacterales bacterium.
GCAGTTGGCTGGGGAGCACTGGGAGCTTTACCCGCCGCCGCTTCTATATCTGCGGCAATAATGCGACCGTGGGGCCCGCTACCCTGGAGGGCGTTGAGGTCAACCTTGAACTCCTTGGCAAGCTTGCGGGCCCGGGGAGAAACCACCAGGCGGCCAGACTTGACAGCTCCATTTTGGGACGTTGTGGGAGCGGCGATCGCTGGGGCTGCTGCAGGAGCAGGGGCTGGAGACGCTGCCGATGCTGCTGTTCCTGCCTGGATGGCGCTGGCCTGCTGCTGGGCTAATTCAATCT
It contains:
- a CDS encoding biotin/lipoyl-containing protein, with product MIHEVFMPALSSTMTEGKIVSWVKSPGDKVEKGETVVVVESDKADMDVETFYEGYLASIIVPADEVAPVGAPIALVAETEAEIELAQQQASAIQAGTAASAASPAPAPAAAPAIAAPTTSQNGAVKSGRLVVSPRARKLAKEFKVDLNALQGSGPHGRIIAADIEAAAGKAPSAPQPTA